In Sphingobacterium sp. SRCM116780, the genomic stretch AAAGAATTTAAAACGATAGATTATACAATAGCCGTAGATTGTACACGTGTTTATTACAAAGGCGAACCTGTAAATTTTATGGATCGCAAAACATTTAAAGACCTCAGTCGTGGATTTTATGCAGATAAAAACGGTTTGTATTTTGAAAAAACTTCATTTTATTCAAAACATAAAATAGTGCCACTGGAAGGCAGTTACGATAAAGCCAGCTTCCATTCTTTGGGTTATCAAACTACTTTGTTTGCCGATAAATCAAACCTGTATGCCCTAGATGTTTTTGCAGAATCGCCATTGAAAAAAGTAACCATGGACGGTATGGATATGACTACGCTGGAATCAGTAAGTAGTTATTGGCTACAAGATAAAGCAAGAATTTACTTTGAAGATTTTGGTGAAATAAAAGTTTGCCCGGAAATCGATGCCACTACTTTTGAAGTGTTAAGTTACAGGGTAGTAAAGGATAAAAAAAGGGTTTATTACATTACACAAGGTTTAAAAACCGAAGAAAAAAATGCTACAGAAAGAGCCGATTATGCAGTGCTGGAAGGAGCAGATGCCGCTACTTTTGTGATGATTAACGAAAAAGAATATCGGGATAAAAATCAGGAATGGGTAATATCAAAAGAAGGTGAAAAAGTAGAATACAATGTACCAGAAGGCAGAAAAACCAACGCTACCAATCCTTCAAAAAACGAGCAAAATAATGCCGCAGAACAGGCCCTCAAAGCGGCAGAACAAGCTGCTGGTAAGTAAATGATAGCATATTTAAGCGTTCGGAAAAGTGGGAATGGTAAGTGTTTTTATCCTTTTACGAATGGTAAACGAACCCTAGCGAATTGTAAATGGTTCGTTCTGCAATACCCAATATTTTTACATTTGAACAATTGAAATAAACTTCGCAAATACATCTTAAAATGGTTGTATGTGCGGAAGTTTGTTTCGCAATAAATCTATTTCTTTTTGTACATCCATTATTTGTTAATAAAATGTGCTGTTTTTTAGGGAGTTATTACATCCTCCACTTCTTGTTTCTGCTCTTTTGATTGGAGATAAGGATTATGATAGCGCTCGTAGAACATGTTCTTATCATCTCTATAGCTTTTAACAGCCCCTAGTGTATTCATCAACTTAATGTAATACCATGCAAGGTCTATCTGGTGTGGTTTGAAGCCACTTCGGGCACTTTTTGGAAATAGATGGTGATTGTTATGCCATTCTCCTGCTACGATTCCTGGCCACACTTGATTAATGGACTTATCTTCTATACTGTAATCTGTTCCTTCGCGCTGCTTATCTTTTCCTTTCGCATGACCCTCATAGTTAAATGTGCGTACACCTATCGCCCAAAATCCTGCTGCACCAAAGAGACTACAGGCAAGCGCATGGCCACCCATCAGGTAGAATGCTAAATACCAAAAAGACCAATTTAACAACCAGGATACAAAAGTATAGGTAGGGTTCACATAAGAACCCCATGTTCTGTATTGCATGTATGAGTTCGCTGGTACTCCCGTATGTAGCATGAGCGATTTTACCCTATTATAATCGGATTCATTTAGATTTTTTGCTATGGGCTGGTGGTTGACATC encodes the following:
- a CDS encoding DKNYY domain-containing protein, translating into MNAVEQINASQKAKIRKWILIAILAFVLLMGGMILPFFINPKAFYDIKDGKVYFGNKELTHMNAKEFKTIDYTIAVDCTRVYYKGEPVNFMDRKTFKDLSRGFYADKNGLYFEKTSFYSKHKIVPLEGSYDKASFHSLGYQTTLFADKSNLYALDVFAESPLKKVTMDGMDMTTLESVSSYWLQDKARIYFEDFGEIKVCPEIDATTFEVLSYRVVKDKKRVYYITQGLKTEEKNATERADYAVLEGADAATFVMINEKEYRDKNQEWVISKEGEKVEYNVPEGRKTNATNPSKNEQNNAAEQALKAAEQAAGK
- a CDS encoding fatty acid desaturase — encoded protein: MSFLDHVLQPPSYGWQDTAGKLIKPTKKEIIREFINRLNVFKDRRNWLPFVSWLKVICLIPFFFIFLIYFLSWWTLLATFVYSMIIMGTHGTIWHHRYCTHRAYKFKNAFWRFFTQHLTISVIPEEIYVISHHVHHAKSDQPGDPYNAQAGFLYCFLADVNHQPIAKNLNESDYNRVKSLMLHTGVPANSYMQYRTWGSYVNPTYTFVSWLLNWSFWYLAFYLMGGHALACSLFGAAGFWAIGVRTFNYEGHAKGKDKQREGTDYSIEDKSINQVWPGIVAGEWHNNHHLFPKSARSGFKPHQIDLAWYYIKLMNTLGAVKSYRDDKNMFYERYHNPYLQSKEQKQEVEDVITP